GGCGTTCTCCGGGGATCTCGTCGACGCCATGGTGGCGTCCCTGGGCAGGCACGATCCGGACGCGCCGGTCATCCCCTACCTGCTCGGCGCGGGGACGGACAACAAGTCGCTGTCCCGGCTGGGCATCACCGGGTACGGTTTCGCGCCGCTGCGCCTCCCGCGGGGGCTCGACTTCACGGGTATGTTCCATGGGGTCGACGAACGCGTTCCCCTGGACTCCCTCGTCTTCGGTCAGCGGGTGCTCACGGACCTGCTCCGCACCTGCTGACCTCCCGAACCTCCCACCATCTCCCGAAGGGCCGTTGATGCTGCACTTCCTCGAGGCGCTCCTGCTCGGTTTCGTCCAGGGGCTCACCGAGTTCCTCCCGGTGTCCTCCAGTGCGCATCTGCGCATCCTGGGAGCCTTCTTGCCCAGCGCCGAGGATCCGGGTGCAGCCTTCACCGCCATCACCCAGATCGGCACGGAGGCGGCCGTGGTGATCTTCTTCTGGCGCGACATCGTGCGGATCGTCTCGCACTGGTTCCAGTCACTGTCCGGCCGCATCCCGCGCAACGACCCGGATGCGCGGATGGGGTGGCTCATCATCATCGGATCGATCCCGATCGTGGTGCTCGGACTGCTGTTCCAGGACCAGATCGAGGGTGTGTTCCGCTCGCTCTGGCTGGTGGCCGGAATGCTGATCTTCTTCGGCGTGCTGCTCGGGATCGCGGATGCGGTCGGTGCGCGCCGACGCAAGCTGAAGGACATCACGGTCGGCGACGGGGTGGTCTACGGCCTGGCGCAATCCCTGGCCCTGATCCCGGGCGTCTCCCGCTCGGGCGGGACCATCACGGCGGGTCTGTTCCTCGGCTACGAGCGGGCCGCCGCCGCCCGTTACGCGTTC
The sequence above is a segment of the Microbacterium caowuchunii genome. Coding sequences within it:
- a CDS encoding undecaprenyl-diphosphate phosphatase, with product MHFLEALLLGFVQGLTEFLPVSSSAHLRILGAFLPSAEDPGAAFTAITQIGTEAAVVIFFWRDIVRIVSHWFQSLSGRIPRNDPDARMGWLIIIGSIPIVVLGLLFQDQIEGVFRSLWLVAGMLIFFGVLLGIADAVGARRRKLKDITVGDGVVYGLAQSLALIPGVSRSGGTITAGLFLGYERAAAARYAFLLAIPAVFGSGLYQLFKVVREPEIDPPFSLWETGAATVVAFFVALVVIKFFMAWISKRSFLPFVIYRVALGAFVMVMLATGVIPA